The stretch of DNA GTGCAGGGAGACCGTGCTGTGTCCGCCGGGCGCGGTCCGTACGCCCCAGTGGCCCACGAACTCGCCGAGGTCCCCCGTGACCTGGCGGAAGTCGAAGCGGCGGGCGACCGGGTCGATCACCTCGTCCTCGGTCCACTGGAGCACGGACCCCTTGAGCCGTACCGCCCAGGCGCTCGTACGGTGGCGGTCGTCGGTCTGCCGGGTGATCGTGACGGAGTCCACGCTGTCCATGCAGGCGGGAAAGGCCTCCACGTCCACGACGGCGGCCCAGGCCGCCTCCGGCGGCACAGCGATGGGGAGATCGACCTCTACTCGGGGCATGGGGAGGGTGCGCCTTCCTGATCGGTGTCCGCGGCGGCGGTGACGGCATCGCTCGGAGGCTCCGCGGCGGCGGGCGGGTGCGGGCCGAGTGCCTGCGCCCGTGCTGCCGCGAGGGCCGGTGGCAGCAACCGCCGCAGCAGGGCGCGGGGCAGCGGACGGAGGTGGGTGATCGCGTACGACTGCTTGACCAGCCGACAGCCCAACTCGCCCTTGGGGGTGTACGCGGTCTGCGCGAAGCGGATGTGGCGGCATCCCGCGTCGAGTGCCAGGCGGATCGCCGCGTAGTGCACGTTGTGGTAGAGGCGGGCGTCGTGGGCCAGCGCGTAGTCGAGGCCGATCCGCGCCCCGGTGGCGCCGGTGCCGCGGAAGAGGCAGAGCAGGAAGGCGACGAGGCGTTCGCCGTCGAAGCAGGCCACAAGCCGTCTGTCAGGGCCGGGGTCGGCGGCCAGGGCGGTGAGGAAGTCCGCGTCGAGGACATCGAGCCGTTGGTCCGCCCTGTCCATGACCTGCTGGTAGAGGCCGAGCATCTCCGGTACGAGAGGACGGAAGTCCTCGACGGTCTCCATCCGCAGTCCGGGGTGGGCGGGGCGCCCCGGATGACCGGCGGGCTCCGAGTGGGCCTGCGGCCCCGGCCAGGCGGCGAATTTACGGAGGTTGCTGCGGGCGTTGCGCCGCGGTTTGGCGGGGAGCTGCTCGACGTACGCGTCGAAAGTGGCTTCCGACAAGGTCAGTTCGGTGTCGGGCAGGCTCGGTGCGGGGAAGAAGCCCGCGGCGCTGAGGGCGGTGCGCAGCGGGGCGAGTCCGGCCGGGGCGAAGTCCTTGAAGACCACGGTGCCGAGACGCTCACTCCGTGCGAAGCGGAGGACGGCGTCGACCAGTACGCGGCTGACCTCTTCGGTGAGGGGCCCCGCGGTGAGGACGTGGCCCTGGCCGAGGAAGTTGCCGCAGAAGAGCATCGGTACCCGCAGCAGGCCGGGTGCCGTCTTCCGTACAGGGGCGAGGAGTCGTCGTTCGCGTGGGCCGACGACGTCGTCCAGACGGAGGTTCCTGAAGAGGCAGAGGGGCAGTACCGCCTCGGTCCTGTGGCCTCTGCGTACCACCAGGTAGGCGTAGCCGTCGGGGCCGATGGAGCCGCTCTCCATGGCCTCGAAGACGGCGCGGGACCACATGGGGTCGTCGGACGGGGCCAGTTCGCGCCAGATCGACCGCGGCAGGGAGTCGATCGAACGCAGCACCTCGACGCGGCAGGCGTCGTCACCTTCACGCTCCATGGGTCACCTGCTCCTCTGCTCACTGTCGTGTGCTGACTGTCGGGCGCTGACTCTCGTGTGCTGACTGTCGTGTGCTGACTGTCGGGCGCTCACTGGTGTGTGCTGACTGTCGTGCTCGCGGTCGGCACTGCGCGGATTCGGCACATCGGGCGGGTACGGCGGGTACGAAAGGGGCGGCGAGTACGGCGGCTACGGCTGGTCGGAGTCACCACGGCCGCAGGGTGCGGGCCGGGCCACTCAGCCGATACGCAGCGGGCCGCCGTCCAAGAACTCCCGCAGGGGGCCGCCCATCCGGGCCCTGGACGGCGGGTGGAAGGTGAGACCGGTCGCGGCGGAGGCGAGGTAGGTGCTGTCGGGTGCCCTGATGAACGCCATGCCGCCGAGCGCCGCCTGGCAGGCCGTGGTGGTGCGGGCGATGGCGTCCTGGGCCGCGTATCTGGCCGACAGCGCGTCGGCGAGCAGCCCGTCGGTCCACTCCTCCGTGTCCATGGCCCTGGCGACCGACTCGACGGAGAGCATTGCCGCCTCGATGTCGACCAGGAAGGGCGTCGGATCCTGCGGGCCGCCCGCCTTGTCGAGGACCCGTTCGACGAGGGCGCTCGCGATACCGATGTACCCGGCGGTCAGCAGGAGTTCGAACCAGAGGAAGCCGGCGAGGTTCAGCTCGTCGGGGACGGCGTCGGCGGTGACACGGGTGACGACCACCATCGCGGGGTCGAGTTCGACGTCGGTGAGCACGATCTGGTCGCTCTCGGCGCCCGCCAGGACCGGGGAGCGCCAGAAGGGACGCACCTCAAGGCCGGGTGAGCCCGCGGGGACGACGGCGATGGCGAGCCGGTCGACGCCGTCGTCGTCCGTCAGCACGACGGAGGCCGTCAGCAGGTCCATCGAACGGGACAGGCTGCACGGCATCTTGCTGCCGTTCAGCAGGACGCGTCCGTGCTCCGTGCGGCCCGCGGTGATGTGGGGCGCCAGGATGTTCTGTCCCGTGTTGCCCTCGGCGAATCCGGAGGCGAGCAGGAGCCGTTCCTTGGCGATGGCTTCGAGCAGCAGGCCTTCCATGCCGTCGCCGTACGCGGCGGTCCGTACGAGTCCCGCGATCGAGAAGTGGTGCATGGTGGTCGCCACCGCGAGTGAGGGGCAGCGCGCTCCGACGGCGCGCTGTACCCGTACGGCCTGGAGGGGGGTGGCTCCGATGCCCGCGTTCCGGGTGGGCACCAGCAGGGCCGGGCCGCCCGCCGCGCGGAACTCGGCGATGGCGGGGCTCGGAGCGGTCTCCAGCTCCGCCAGCGGGTGGCGGGCCAGGGCCGCGTCCAGCCCAGGCAGCAGCGCTTCGAGGGTGGTGCGTTCGTGGTGCAGGAAGTTCACGGGCGGTGCCTCTCGTCCGGCGGTGGCGGGGGCCCGCCCCGTGCGGTGTGTGGCCTGTACACGCGGCTGGGCGCGGCGGTTCCGGGTGGGGCGGAGTCAGCCTCTCGTGATCAGCGGAAGGTTCTCGAAGGCCCGCAGGCTGATGGACTCGCGGCGCAGCGGCGGGCCTGCCGCGGCCAGGGCGGGGAAGCGTTTCGGGAGCTGTTCGAGGAGTTCCGCGCCCTCCACGCGGGCGAGTGCCGCGCCCAGGCAGTAGTGGGGCCCCGCGCTGAAGCCGAGCACTTTGATGTCGGTGCGCCGGATGTCGAACATGTCGGGGTCCGGGTGGCGTTGGGGGTCGCGGTTGGCCGCCGCGAGCACGGTGGTCACGTTGGCGCCCTCGGGGACGGTCACCCCGGCCACGTCGATCGGCGCGGCGGCGACGCGCTCGGTCATCTGGACGGGGGTGTCCCAGCGGAGGGTCTCCTCCACGGCCTGCGGGGCGAGTTCGGGTGCGGCCGCGATCAACTCCCACTGGTCGCGGTGGGCGAGCAGCGCGTGCACGGCGAGGCCGAGCAGGCTGGCGGTGGTCTCGAAACCGGCGACCAGGACGAGCAGGAGGGTGTCCACGAGTTCGGTCCCCGTGAGGCGTCCGTCGTCGGCGTCGCGCACCGCGAGCAGGATCGAGGTGGGGTCGTCGGCGGGCCTGGCCCTGCGGAGGGCGATGAGTTCGGCGAAGTACGCGCGCAGGGCCACCACGGCCCGGTCCGCGCGCTGCCAGTCCTCCGGGGAGCGGACGGGTTCGAGGATCCGCCCCGCGTCCTGGCCGAGCCGGTGGAACTGACCCTGCTCCCCGTCGGGGACGCCGATGAGATGGCCGATGACGGCGACGGGCAGTGGATAGCCGACGAGTTCCTGGAAGTTGACGCTGCCGCCTTCCGAGGTGGCGTCGGCGAAGTCGTCGAGCAGGCGCGCGGTGATGTCCCGCACGGTGTGCCGCAGGGCGGCGACGCGACGCGGGCTGAAACCGCCGCCGACGAGCCGCCGCAGCCTGGCGTGGTCGGCGCCGTTGCTGCGCAGCATGGAGGAGTAGAAGAAGTCCGCCCTCGGGTGGTCACGCCAGTCGGGCACCTCGCGGGCGCACCAGTCGAGGTCGGGAACGAGGAATCCGGGATGGGTGAGGACGGCCTGACAGTCCGTGTATCGCGTCAGGAAATACGTGTCGAATGCGGCGTTGTAATGGATGGGTTCTGTCCGCCGGAGTTCCGCGAGCGCGGGGTAGGGATTGTCCCTGCCTTCCGGGGTGAAAATCGAGAACAACAGCGCTTCCGGATCCACCAGTGTCCTCTCCGGTATTCCTTTACCTCTGACGCGCGGGGAGAGCCGGGCGACGGTTCGACATACGCCCTATTTCCGCATCGCAGCTTAACTAGCACCGCCCACACGATCTCGTCGTTATGTCTGACAGTGAGGGATTTTGGCGGTAAATCTTGCCCGTAACGGAGGAGCGGGGGCACATCGGTACGAACAGCGCCCGGCCGCTTCCTGTGGGCTCCCGGCCGGACGTCACGAGAAGTCCCGCACACCCGGGCAGCGCGCGTCAGCGCCTCTCGACGGGGCCCCTGACGGGGCCTTCCGACGGACCGTGCCGGGTCTCTGATGGACCTCCCACGAGGCGTGCGAGGCGTGGTCGAGGGAATTCGGGATTGAGGGGCGCGCGAGCCCGGAGGGAAAAGCGCCCGCGCACTACGGGCACTCACTGCGGAATTACGTGCGTCCCGGCGAACCGCGTGCGTGAAGCGCGTTCGTGTTGTGAACCGCGTTCGTGAACCGCGTCCGCGACCGCGTCCGCCCCGCACGAGGCGGCACTCGCCTCGCGCGGGGCGGACGATCCGTCAGAGACCCGTCGTGCCGCCGACCGCCCTCGCCCGCAGCGCCAGGTTGTTGTTCACGGTGAAGTAGGGCTGGAAGGTGAAGGGGCCTTGCGGTGTGGGGTGTTGGACGGCGGGGTGGATGTCGGTCCTGCCCCGTTCCACGACGTCGCCGAAGAGCCTCGCCGCCCTGTGCCCGGCCCCCCTGCTGTCGTAGGGGTCAAGTCGCAGGTCCCACACGGCTTCCGCGCCGTCGCACTGTTCTGCCACGAGGTCGAGGGGGACGCGGGCGGTGAACCGTCCGTCTTCGCCGATGTCGCAGGGGACGCGGAGGAGCGGGCCCGCTCCCCCGCGCAGCCGGCCGGCGAGCCGGTAGGGGCCGAGCGGCGCCGGGACCCCGTGGAGCGTGCCCGCGAAAGTGATCGCCGTGGATGACATGTCGATCCCGGTGACCTCCGCGTGTGCGGCCCGGTGCCAGGCGCGCACTGCAAGCGTGCCGCCCTTCGCGGTGTACGGGATCGCCGTCGCGCACCCCGCCCCCGAGGGGTGCGGCGGCCGGTGGCCGATGAGTTGGCTGGTCTCGATGAGGCCCGCCCGTGCCGGGCGCGGGGCCCCGCGACGCCCGCGCCTCACGTGGACGTCCCAGTGCCCTTCCGCGAGGGGCAGCTCCCCACGCGGCAGAACCGCCTCACTGCCCCGTTCCCTTCCCCACTGCGCGGCCCCTTCCCCGGTTCCCTCGCGGGCCTCTCTCCCCTTCTTCTCCTCGTCGCTTCCTCCACCGGCCCTTTCGTCGTCGCCGCGTGCGACCGGTTCGAGCGGGAGGATCAACGGGCCGCCTTCGCTGTCGCCGTCCCTGTGGGTCAGCACCACCTCCCACGGTCCTCGCCCTGCGGGCCGTGGCAGGCGGAAGACGAGTGAGCCGTCGGCCCCGGCCCGGCAGCCGACCTCGACGGGGGTCCGTACCCGGCCGGGGAGGGCGACGGCGCGCAGGCGGGAGGCGAGGCGCCGGGCCCCGCGGTTCACCGGCGGGGAAGGCGCGGTGGGGCGCGGCGCGGGGGTGGTGGCCTCGGCGAGGTCCGGTCTGAGTCCCGTGATCAGCTCCTCGTACTGCTCGGCGATCCGCTCCGGCAGGAATCTGCGGGCGCTGACCCGAGCCGCCTCCGCCATCCGCAGGCGTCCCGCGTCGTCGGCGATGAGGCCGGTCAGCGCGTCGGCGAGGGCGTCCTCGACGGCGCCGTCGACGGGGACGAGGAGGCCGTCGTGGCCGTGGGTGATGATCTCGCGCGGCCCGTAGTCGCAGTCGGTGCTCACCACGGGCACGCCCAGACGCATGGCCTCGACGATGGTCATGCCGAAGGATTCGGTGGAACTGGACACGGCGGCGATGGCGCCCTTGGCCCATTCCGGGTCGATGGGTGTGCTCGGCCCCATGAGGAACACGTGGTTGTTGAGGCCGAGTTCGTCGATCCGTCCCCGCAGCTTGGCGCGTTCCTTGCCTCGGCCGTAGATACGCAGGGTCCAGTCGGGGTGCTGGGCGGCGACCTTCTGGAAGGCGTCGATGAGACGTTCATAGTGCTTGACGGGGATGAGCCGGCCGGCCGCGACGACCGTGCGGCTCGTGCCGTCCGACCCCTCCACGTCGGGTGCGGGGCAGCAGTTGGGGATGTGGGTGAGGTGGGTCCGCGCCTCGGGCAGGGCCCGCCGGTAGGCGTTCGCGTCGCCCTCGGAGACGGTCACGAAGGCGTCGAGCTGTTCGATCGCCGCGTTCTGGTCGCGTCTCAGGATGTCTCTGTGGAAGTCGTGCGTGAGGTGCTCCTGGCCGACGCGCAGGTAGTCCGCGCGTCCGTGTTCCGCGAGGAAGCAGACCAGGTAGGGGCGGGTGGCGATCACCACGTCCGCGTCGGTGGTCCGCAGGAACGCGGCGAGTCTGTCCTCGCCCAGCTTGCTCGGGGGCGAGGCACCACGCTGGGGGGCGTCATCGGGGCAGACCTTTCCGCGTACTCGCTGGTCCGGCTCGTCGCCCGCGTACCGGACCGAGCGTGGCCGCAGATCGACGAGGTCCCTGACGCTCACACCGGGGCCCGCGGGCAGGCTGAGCGCGTCGGCGGTGCGGTAACAGGAGACGATCTCGACCTCGTGACGGCGGGCGAGCGCGGTGGCGAGGTTGGCGGTGGCACGGATGGTGCCGCCGATGCCGTAGGCGTTGTAGAGCAAAAAGGTGATCTTCATAGTCCCGTCCCGCGGTTGTTCGCCGCTGTGCGCGATGGCTTCACCGTTCCGCGTGCGGCGGCACCGGGCCCGCCGGCCTCGGACAGGGGCGGCGGCGCGGCGGTCGCCACGGCCGTGGCTCGTCCGTCGTCTGCGCCCCCTCCTGCACGCCCGGCCCTGCTGCACGCTTCTCCTCTCCTGACAAGTTCGGCACTCCGGGCGAGTTAATGGATCAGCCATTCGAGCGGTCCCCCTTGGTGGGGAGCGTGCGGACCCGTGGCGGGGGCGTACGGAGGGCGCGAAACGTCATGCGCGAGGGGTACGGGAGGGCAGGGACGGGTGGGACCCGCGCGGCCTGTGAGCCGCGCCCTCGGGCGAAGGTGAGCGGGGGCGCGCACGCCCGCGGGCCCGGTGGCCGGTCGGCGACGGGAGAAGCACCGTGCGGGGCGCGGGGGAAGGCCCGTGCGAGGACGGCAGAAGACCCGTGCCGGGGCGGGGCACGGAGGCGGCGCCGGAGTACGGTGGGGGGCCGGAGGAATTCGTCGTGCCGACGTTCGTGCCGGTCCCTCCTCCGGTGAACGACCGACCCCGGGTGCGCTCACGCTCAGGACAGGTTCAGAACCATGACGGCTGAAACCGTTCCTCCTACCCCGCCCACCGTTCTCGCGCCCACCGGGCCCGCACGGGCCCCCACCGGCTCCGGCCCGTCCTCCACCGGCCCCGCCTCGTCCGGCGTACGCGACGCGTCGGCGGCGGGACCGTCCGCGACAGGCCACCGCTCGGACGCGCTCACCCGTTCCGGATCGCTGCCCCACCCTCGGCAGGCCAGGCTGCGCACCGTGCCCCCCGGCGGGCTGCCGGTGGCCCTGGACGGTGCGTGGTGGCCGCGTACCGATGACCTGCCCGCCGAGCTTCCCTCGCTGCTGGCGTCCGTGCCGCACGGGTGGCGCGGTATCGCGAGCGCGTCGGTCGACGGTGAGCTGTGGCAGCCGATGCCGGGCCGGGTCCTCATCGGCTCGCACGTGGTGCGGCTGCACCGCGCGCGGGTGGCGCGGGACCCGCACACCATCTGCCTACTGGCCCCCGGTCACGGCCGCTGGGACCTGCTCGTCGTACCGCCCGGCACCCCGCCGGCCGAAGCCGCGTCGCTCATGGACCGGACCGTCGGCGGGCGGCTCTGACCCGCTCCGGGGCCGGGTGAGCCGCACCCGGCCCCGCCGTCCGACGGATCAGAGGCCGTCGCCCTTCCCGCGCTCGCCCCCGCGCCCGTAGCCGAGGCCCCGGTCCGCGTGGTGCGTGCACAGGGCCCAGATGACGAAGACGCCGATGCCGATCGCGATCAGTCCCCAGAGGGGCTGGTAGGGCAGCCAGATGAAGTTGGCGATCACGTCGAGCCCCGCGAGGACCACGCCCAGCACCTTCGCCCAGGGGGCGTTCTTGAGGATGCCGAGCCCGGTCAGGAACAGCAGGGCGCCGACCACGATGTGGATCCAGCCCCAGGTGGTGAGGTTGAACTTGAAGGAGTAGTCGCCGACCGTCGCGTACACGTCGTCCGCCGCGACGGCGGCGATCCCCTCCAGGATGCCGAGCACGCCGTAGACGAGCATCAGGGTTCCCGCGAACGCGAGGCCCCCGGTGGCCCAGGCGGCGCGGCTGTCGTCGGGCGGGAGCTCCTGTGTCGGTGCTCCGCGCCTGTGGGTGCCCGTGCCGTGGGGTCCTTCGTGACCGTCGCCGGGCTCGGGGGGTCCTGGCGGTCCTGCCGTACCTGCCGCGCTGCTCATGATCGTCTCCCTCTCTGTGGAGTTCGTGGAGCCGCCCGAGGAGTACGAGTGTTCTGCCGGGCCCGGCGCGGGGCGAGCGGGCCGGGGCCGTCCGGGTGACACGCCACGACGGGCCCCACGCCCCGGCGTCCCGTCGCGGGTCCGTGCGCGGATGCGCCCGGCGTCGGCCCGTGTGACCTTGGACCAGGCCCGCACCGCACGGACACGCCCGTACCTCACGGACACGGGATGCCGGGCGCGGCCGGGCCGATCGGATGTGCGGGGCAGCACGGGAGAGGCGGTAACCGATGAAGAGCCTGCTGGTGAAGGCGGTGGCCGGGGTGGCGACGGCGGTCGCTCTGACCGCCTGCTCCGAGAAGGCAGCCGCCCCCGCCAGGGCGGCCGGCGGCCCTTCCGTCACCCTCTGCGAACGGCTCTCCCGGCTGGACATCGACAACTCCGCGCTGGGCAGCCTCGATCCGTACGAGGCGAGCCCCGAGCAGTTCTCCGGCGGCTACGCGGACGTGGCGCGGGACTGGGCGGAGGTGAAGGACGTCCTCGCTCCGCTGCCGGCCGCCCGGCGTACGGCCCTGCGGACGGCGGCGGAAGGGCTGGCGGACACCTACGGGGGCCTGCCGGGGGACATTCCCGGCGGCGAGGGGCTGGAAGCGATCGGTGGCCGGATGGCGGAGCTGCGCACGGCGCTGGCCGCCGCCACGTCCGGCCTGAAGTGCCCGTGAGCGGCGGCCGGGTCGGGGGCCCCGAGGGGCCGCTCGCCGCACTCGCCGCCGACGCGTACGTGTACGGCTATCCGCTCGTGTTCGACCTGTCGATGGTCGACGCTTTCGCCCGCAAGGGCCTGGGCACGCTGGCGCCCACCCCGTTCAACCGCTTCGCCCACGCCGAGGGGCTCGCGTCACCCGCCTCGCGTTTCGTCTCGGCCGACAACGACATCCTGTGCTCGATCGCACAGCTCGACCTCTCCGACGGGCCGCTGGTGCTGCAACTGCCCGACACGGAAGGGGCCTACTACGTAGTCCAGTTCACCGACGCGTGGAGCAACAACTTCGCCTATCTCGGCAGGCGCGCCACGGGCACCAGGGAGGGATCGTGGCTGATCGTGCCGCCCGGCTGGGCGGGGGCGACACCGGGCAGCGTGCGCGGGGTGATCGAGGCCCCCACCACGATCGTCTCCGCCGTGGGCAGGATCGCCTGTGACGGCGGGGACGACGTGGAGCGGGTGCGGGCGCTCCAGGCGCGGTTCACGCTGACGTCGTTGACGTCGCCCGGCCCGGGGAGGGCGGGGCTGCCGACAGCTGATCCCGAAGTCCCGCAGGAACTGGGCTTCTTCGAACAGCTGCGGGTCTGGATGGCGGACTTTCCGCCGTCGCTGCCCGACCAGTCGTACCAGGAACGTTTCCAGCCGCTCGGGCTGCTGGAGGAGGGCGTCTCGCCCTATCAGGACGCGTCGCCCGAGCTGGCCAAGGCGCTCGCCGAGGGGCTGGCGGCGGGACGGGAGCGGGTGGAGGCGGCGGCGGGCACCGGGGCGCGGGGCGGCAGGCCGCCGGGGGCGTGGGAGATGGATCCGCACCTCTTCGACTACAACCTGGACCATTTCGGCATCGGCACGGTGGACGCCCCCGAGTGGCGGTTGGCGGACAGGGAGGCCTCCTATCTGACGCGCGCGGTGGCGGCCCGCACGGCGCTGTGGGGCACTCACGGTTACGAGGCGGTCCGCGCGCACACCTTCCACGACACCGACGGGGAGCGGCTGACCGGCGAGCGGTCCTACACCCTGCGCTTCGACGTGCCGCCGCCCGTCGGGGCCTTCTGGTCGCTGACCATGTACGACATCCCCGACTACTACCTGGTGGAGAACCCGGCCGGGCGGTACGCGATCGGGGACCGCACCCCCGGGCTCGTGTACGGCTCGGACGGCTCGCTCACCCTGCGCCTTCAGCGGGAGCGGCCCGAGGACCCCGCGCACGCGGCCAACTGGCTGCCCACGCCCACGGGGTTCTTCCGGCCGATGATGCGGCTCTACACGCCGGACAGCTCGGTGCTCGACGGGGGGTACGTCCTGCCGGGGATCAGGGCGGCGGACGGCCGGACCCCGCCGCCCGGCAGCCCATGAGCCGCAGGCCCTGCCGACCTCGCCGCCGGGCACCCCGCGTGCCCGGTGACTGAGCCGCCGGGCACCCCATGGGCCCGGCGGCCCGGGTTCAGCGGCTGTACCGCATCAGGGCGCGCACCATGTGGCAGGTGATGTCGGAGGGCGGGTGGATGTCCACCAGCTCGGCCGTCGCCCTTATCCTCCTGTTGTCCGCCTGCTCGGGACGGTAGAACCCGGCGTCGAGCAGGGCGATGGCCAGGCGCATGGCCTTGAGCCTGCGGTTGTGGTTGATGTACCACTCACGGGGCCTGCCGGCGGGCAGTCGTTTCTTCGCCAGCGGGGCGTACGGAAGGTCGAACAGCACGGGTTTCGTCGCGGTTGAGGCAGCGGCCACGGGCATCCTCCTGAGGCGTCGAGAGTCCTCGCCCACGCCTGCCGGCATGGAGCGCGCCCTCGGTCGGCTTCTTCTCCGTCTTCCTCGAACACTGCTTCCATTTTACTGCCCCCCACTGACAAAAGCCGCTGGCCAGAGGGGCTTTGGCGCTGTCACGCCCGACGTGTTCCCTCCCCTGCCTCTCAGCCGCAACCCCCGTCACCCGGGACTGCTCGCGACGCCGTCGGAGGTCCGTCAGGCGAGCGGTGGAGCGGTCTGATCCGGCGCCCTTCGTGTCGCTTCCGCGTCTGCTTCGTGTCCGTTCCGCGTCTGTTTCGCGTCATGATCTGTCCCGAGTGGCGGAAGGCCCCTCCTTCCCCCGGTGGGCTTCTGCTTCAATAGCGGTATGCCCGCCTTCCGGAACGCCGCCACAGGTCGCCTCGACCTCCAGCCGTTCTGGCCTTCGCGTCAGCACCACGACTTCGACCGAGTGTGTTGCCGCCCGACGAAGGCGCGGACCCTCTAACACCGTTCGGCACACAGCTCGACACGGTCTTCGGTCCACGCGCACGACGTACGTCCCTCGACGACATCGACGACTCCTCGCGCGAAAGAGCTGACCACTCATGGCGAATTCCCGTTCTCTGCCCGGCGCCACCGCCCCGGCCACCGCGACTCCCCCCGCCCCCAGGCACCGGCTGCGCGCCGTGGACAAGGACGAGGTGGTCGACGTGGCGGAGTTCCTACCGCCGGGCGCCACCTGGCTGCCCGCACCCCAGCACACCCTGCCGGTCCTTCCCGGCCGGCCCCCGATGGTCGGCTACCTCGTCCTGGTCCCCGCCGACCAGCAGCCCTTCGTGGCGCCGCCGGCGGCCGTCCCCGACTCCACGAGCACGAGGGACGTGACGGGCGATTCGACCTCTTCGGACACTTCTGGCCCGGTGCGTTCCGGGGGTGGCGACGGTGTCCGGGTCGACCCCGCCCGCCGCACCGCCGCGGTGGACGGCCGTCCGCTCGACCTGACGTATCTGGAGTTCGAGCTGCTGGCCCATCTCGTCGCCCACCCGCACCGGGTGCACACCCGCGACCAGTTGGTGACCACGGTGTGGGGCTACGGGCACGTGGGCGACGGCCGCACCGTCGATGTCCACATCGCGCGACTGCGACGCAAGCTCGGCGCGGACCACCGGCAGACCATCCAGACGGTGCGCCGCGTCGGCTACAAGTACACGCCAGCGGTGGCGAACTAGGACCTGCCCTCCCTCCCGTCGTCGCCCGAGGGGCGGCCCCGCGGCGCCATGGGGGTCCTCCGCCCGAGCGAAGCCGAGAGTACGGCAGCGGGCTCCCGGCGTGCCGGGTGCACGACCCCGTACTGGAGGTACTCGGCTGTGGGGGTCGGGTCCTTAGGGGTCCTTGCGCCCGGTGCGGCGAGAGTGCGTGCCAGGCGTCGTGGGGCAGACGGGAGTTCGAAGACAGGTCCTGTCCCCGGGGGCCGGGGCCGAACGGCGTCGGTCCCGCGTCCTCCGTCAGCGAAACCGTTCCCCTCCCAGCGAAACACGGGCCCCTTCAGGCTCCTGCGGGGCAGAGTCACGCCATGACCAAGCGACTTCTCATACTGGGCGGTACGGAGTTCCTGGGGCGGGCCACGGCGGAGGCGGCCCTGGCCGGGGGATGGGAGGTGACCGTCTTCCACCGAGGCACCCACGCGCCACCCGCCGGGGCGCGGGAACTGCGCGGTGACCGCACCGAACCGGACGGTCTCGCCGCACTCGCGCAGACCACGGAACGGTGGGACGCCGTGGTCGACACCTGGTCGGCGGCGCCAGGCGCGGTGCGGGACAGCGCACGCCTGCTCGCCGACCGCGCGGAGCGCTACGTGTACGTGTCGACCTGCTCGGTCTACGCGTGGCCGCGCCCCGCCGGCACCGGCACGGAGGCACCACTGGTCGAAGGCGACCCGGACTCCACGGCCTCCACCGACTACCCCGGGGACAAACGCGGGGCGGAACTGGCCGCCGTACGCGAGTTCGGCGCGGACAGGACGGTCCTCGCACGGGCCGGTCTGATCCTCGGCCCCTACGAGAACATCGGCAGGCTGCCGTGGTGGCTCACCAGGATCGAGCGCGGCGGCACGGTCGCCGCGCCCGGCCCGCGTGGGCTGCCCCTCCAGTACATCGACGCCCGCGACCTCGCGCGGTGGTTGCTGGACGCGGCGGACCAAGCCCTCTCCGGCCCCTACGACCTGGTGTCACCCGGCGGGCACACCACCATGGAAGAGCTGCTGGAGGCCTGTGTACGGGTGACCGGCTCCACCGCGAGCCTGCGCTGGGTGTCGCCCGAGGCCGTCGAGGCTGCCGGTGTCGAACCGTGGACCGAGCTGCCCGTCTGGTGCCCGCCGGGCGAGCTGCACGACGCCATGCACCGCGCCGACGTCACCAGGACCCTGGAGTCGGGGCTGCGCTGCCGGCCGGTGGGCGAGACGGTGGCCGACACCTGGGCCTGGCTGGTCTCCATCGGGGGCGTACCGCCCCGGCGCGAGGGCAGGCCCTCCCCCGGCCTCACCCCGGAGCGCGAGGCCGACCTCCTCAAGA from Streptomyces tsukubensis encodes:
- a CDS encoding DUF7144 family membrane protein, whose protein sequence is MSSAAGTAGPPGPPEPGDGHEGPHGTGTHRRGAPTQELPPDDSRAAWATGGLAFAGTLMLVYGVLGILEGIAAVAADDVYATVGDYSFKFNLTTWGWIHIVVGALLFLTGLGILKNAPWAKVLGVVLAGLDVIANFIWLPYQPLWGLIAIGIGVFVIWALCTHHADRGLGYGRGGERGKGDGL
- a CDS encoding winged helix-turn-helix domain-containing protein; this encodes MANSRSLPGATAPATATPPAPRHRLRAVDKDEVVDVAEFLPPGATWLPAPQHTLPVLPGRPPMVGYLVLVPADQQPFVAPPAAVPDSTSTRDVTGDSTSSDTSGPVRSGGGDGVRVDPARRTAAVDGRPLDLTYLEFELLAHLVAHPHRVHTRDQLVTTVWGYGHVGDGRTVDVHIARLRRKLGADHRQTIQTVRRVGYKYTPAVAN
- a CDS encoding DUF1254 domain-containing protein, whose amino-acid sequence is MSGGRVGGPEGPLAALAADAYVYGYPLVFDLSMVDAFARKGLGTLAPTPFNRFAHAEGLASPASRFVSADNDILCSIAQLDLSDGPLVLQLPDTEGAYYVVQFTDAWSNNFAYLGRRATGTREGSWLIVPPGWAGATPGSVRGVIEAPTTIVSAVGRIACDGGDDVERVRALQARFTLTSLTSPGPGRAGLPTADPEVPQELGFFEQLRVWMADFPPSLPDQSYQERFQPLGLLEEGVSPYQDASPELAKALAEGLAAGRERVEAAAGTGARGGRPPGAWEMDPHLFDYNLDHFGIGTVDAPEWRLADREASYLTRAVAARTALWGTHGYEAVRAHTFHDTDGERLTGERSYTLRFDVPPPVGAFWSLTMYDIPDYYLVENPAGRYAIGDRTPGLVYGSDGSLTLRLQRERPEDPAHAANWLPTPTGFFRPMMRLYTPDSSVLDGGYVLPGIRAADGRTPPPGSP
- a CDS encoding DUF5994 family protein, with the translated sequence MTAETVPPTPPTVLAPTGPARAPTGSGPSSTGPASSGVRDASAAGPSATGHRSDALTRSGSLPHPRQARLRTVPPGGLPVALDGAWWPRTDDLPAELPSLLASVPHGWRGIASASVDGELWQPMPGRVLIGSHVVRLHRARVARDPHTICLLAPGHGRWDLLVVPPGTPPAEAASLMDRTVGGRL
- a CDS encoding glycosyltransferase family 4 protein; this translates as MKITFLLYNAYGIGGTIRATANLATALARRHEVEIVSCYRTADALSLPAGPGVSVRDLVDLRPRSVRYAGDEPDQRVRGKVCPDDAPQRGASPPSKLGEDRLAAFLRTTDADVVIATRPYLVCFLAEHGRADYLRVGQEHLTHDFHRDILRRDQNAAIEQLDAFVTVSEGDANAYRRALPEARTHLTHIPNCCPAPDVEGSDGTSRTVVAAGRLIPVKHYERLIDAFQKVAAQHPDWTLRIYGRGKERAKLRGRIDELGLNNHVFLMGPSTPIDPEWAKGAIAAVSSSTESFGMTIVEAMRLGVPVVSTDCDYGPREIITHGHDGLLVPVDGAVEDALADALTGLIADDAGRLRMAEAARVSARRFLPERIAEQYEELITGLRPDLAEATTPAPRPTAPSPPVNRGARRLASRLRAVALPGRVRTPVEVGCRAGADGSLVFRLPRPAGRGPWEVVLTHRDGDSEGGPLILPLEPVARGDDERAGGGSDEEKKGREAREGTGEGAAQWGRERGSEAVLPRGELPLAEGHWDVHVRRGRRGAPRPARAGLIETSQLIGHRPPHPSGAGCATAIPYTAKGGTLAVRAWHRAAHAEVTGIDMSSTAITFAGTLHGVPAPLGPYRLAGRLRGGAGPLLRVPCDIGEDGRFTARVPLDLVAEQCDGAEAVWDLRLDPYDSRGAGHRAARLFGDVVERGRTDIHPAVQHPTPQGPFTFQPYFTVNNNLALRARAVGGTTGL